One stretch of Harmonia axyridis chromosome 1, icHarAxyr1.1, whole genome shotgun sequence DNA includes these proteins:
- the LOC123681243 gene encoding hydroxylysine kinase has translation MNKNKAETIVSAENIKAIVSPKDVETILFDLYGLEVIEIKDLNGYDDKNFMIQIKNSKENDALCDNRYVFKVINSLDSKDINFFRAQDSALLYLADRGVCCPIPIENKNGEYLALKQLSSDAHIVRLLKFIPGIILAQTEINPVLCYECGTIVATIHVKLRNFSHEGYKDRNTPWMLANVPQLQNYIFAVKDDSRKKLVTDIIAAFTSEVLPKSEKLEKGLIHGDVNEQNVLVEQQNGRWHVKGILDFGDSHEACLLFDVAITMTYMIIEAENIDYGGYVLTGYNSVKRLLPEEMNLLKICVCARFCQSLVMGAFTITRDPENTYVIRTAKAGWTILEELWNIPNEEILGRWLKIGENFESASYY, from the exons ATGAACAAAAATAAAGCAGAGACCATTGTTTCTGCTGAAAATATTAAAGCAATTGTTTCTCCAAAAGATGTGGAAACTATTCTTTTTGATCTTTACGGACTAgaagttattgaaattaaagaTCTGAATGGTTACGATgacaaaaattttatgatacaaATTAAAAATTCGAAAGAAAATGATGCTTTGTGTGATAATAGATATGTTTTCAAAGTGATCAATTCTTTGGATTCAAaggatataaatttttttagaGCTCAGGATTCGGCTCTTCTTTATTTGG cTGATAGGGGAGTATGCTGTCCTATTCCTATTGAAAACAAGAATGGAGAATATCTCGCTTTGAAGCAATTATCTAGTGATGCTCATATTGTGAGACTGTTAAAGTTTATTCCTGGTATCATTTTGGCACAAACTGAAATAAATCCTGTTCTTTGTTACGAATGCGGAACTATTGTAGCTACTATACATGTGAAATTGAGG AACTTCTCTCATGAAGGTTATAAAGATCGAAATACTCCATGGATGTTAGCCAACGTACCACAACTTCAGAATTACATATTTGCAGTAAAAGACGACTCACGGAAAAAATTGGTGACTGATATTATTGCAGCCTTCACCTCAGAGGTTCTTCCCAAGTCTGAGAAACTAGAAAAAGGTCTTATTCATGGGGATGTTAACGAACAGAATGTACTGGTCGAACAGCAAAATGGACGGTGGCATGTAAAGGGAATATTAGACTTTGGTGACAGCCATGAGGCTTGCCTCTTGTTTGATGTAGCTATTACCATGACTTATATGATAATTGAAGCTGAGAATATCGACTACGGAGGTTATGTATTGACTGGATATAATTCCGTGAAACGTCTGCTACCTGAAGAAATGAACTTGCTCAAG ATATGTGTATGTGCCAGATTTTGTCAGTCTTTAGTTATGGGAGCTTTCACTATCACTCGAGACCCGGAAAACACATACGTGATAAGAACAGCGAAAGCAGGGTGGACCATATTAGAAGAATTATGGAATATTCCTAATGAAGAAATATTgggaagatggttgaaaatagGCGAAAATTTTGAATCGGCTAGTTATTACTGA
- the LOC123681240 gene encoding TBC1 domain family member 31: MDLRVKSTGEIRKKSFTLNPRPLDGLILRIHHTDTESQKLRFLHTCFNDEGNILASSDNNGNLFFINITSRKFWGLPVVNSCTLLQFSSFKTCEILIGQRSNEIFIVNSENGVITAKLFGHASPPNNISFSSCVYCLTSSKTEAIIWNLQDNSKLKILALEEGSLLSYVSFLPNSNHIIGCYTDNLINVWEIGSFKVLRAIPATTWRNINIKNFTLSYDGSFMALSGNDPCIAIYSLKAWKVLKFVNMPEYVKTIRFLKFISYKKSTNPILGILSGHGVLSFFDLLEDIIISELKTQNEILKVDHSGPNLFLGCLISTGEIEIYDLSMFVEKPAKVTALTKKKMKLKLHQKIPPNKVVEFKDELEEMLNIDKLRLILKEYGEYPENYRMMIWEQLLQLPYNKTVYDAIIKYQAHKAFENLDKEYPMENRSFKSLRCLLNNLVTWCGFFSHVYYLPVFVYPFVKVFQNKPMVCFEAVATILLNWCQYWFEYFPLPPINILAIIENMLLEWDPELLRHINNHGITSKQYAWSLLESAFSEVLTSQSWFIFWDHILTNEPSFLICTVIGYNIIQRNILLNLKDTKEIENFYHKQNPLDMKKFLAKCYKIKEKTKPDIHPHKYLNMFTNLEKGVYPVFHGYPKVIIENETQKLSDLKNELRNIEVEEARLLLDKKKQIDKMLDSDIETIEKNRLYEMKKACNEKLQNQQIRAKHHLQRLTQLRKKFDQHQAKILEYSKNDVIRKKLLATDMMYSEIETNSKTDEYLAEKAEAMLLRHYSELIKHKMQIEALLKEDSSSIDEPQLHETIRKEHRKILKEIKKISQSPDANERIRQYNVVSSLLAMDDLIRKVETALAKELSSEYLDLSKSESCIKNMQLQTETEELEAEVSNLLNALSKSRIDESNSKISTQATTNTQSAALMGVSEQNRDSENEYINYPLISSRNQLVASVSNESYPPSSKVSKNEAQKPKTKKFRRWKKKIPNKSVRFANTKKFK, from the exons ATGGATTTAAGAGTGAAGAGTACTGGAGAAATCAGAAAGAAATCTTTTACGCTCAACCCAAGGCCATTAGACGG CCTTATTCTTCGAATACATCATACTGATACCGAGTCACAAAAACTAAGGTTTCTGCATACATGTTTCAATGATGAAGGAAACATATTGGCCTCTTCCGACAATAATGGAAAtttgtttttcatcaatattacgTCCCGCAAATTTTGGGGATTACCTGTTGTTAATTCATGTACTCTACTAcaattttcttctttcaaaaCATGCGAAATTCTTATTGGACAAAGGagcaatgaaatattcatagtGAATTCTGAGAATGGAGTGATTACGGCAAAATTATTTGGGCATGCAAGTCCCCCAAATAATATATCATTTTCCAGTTGTGTATACTGTTTGACTTCTTCTAAAACAGAAGCAATAATTTGGAATTTACAGGATAACTCAAAATTAAAGATATTGGCTTTAGAAGAAGGATCTCTTTTGTCATAT GTTTCTTTTTTGCCAAATTCAAATCACATTATCGGTTGTTATACTGACAATTTGATAAATGTGTGGGAAATTGGATCTTTCAAAGTTTTGAGAGCTATTCCAGCAACTACTTGGagaaatattaatataaaaaatttcacattATCTTA tGATGGTTCTTTTATGGCATTATCTGGAAATGACCCTTGTATAGCCATCTATTCACTAAAAGCATGGAAAGTTCTCAAATTTGTTAATATGCCGGAATATGTGAAAACTAttagatttttgaaatttatatcctataaaaaatccacaaaccctatATTAGGAATATTATCAGGACACGGAGTTCTGTCATTTTTTGATTTGTTAGAGGACATAATAATAAGTGAATTAAAGACACAAAATGAAATCCTTAAAGTGGATCACTCTGGCCCTAATTTATTTCTGGGCTGCTTAATCTCTACTGGAGAAATAGAAATATACGACTTGAGTATGTTTGTTGAAAAACCTGCAAAAGTAACTGCTCttactaagaaaaaaatgaaacttaaaTTGCATCAGAAGATTCCTCCAAATAAAGTGGTGGAATTCAAAGATGAG cTTGAAGAAATGTTAAATATAGATAAACTTCGTTTAATTCTCAAGGAATATGGTGAATATCCAGAAAATTATCGTATGATGATTTGGGAACAGCTGCTACAACTTCCATATAACAAAACAGTTTATGATGCAATCATCAAGTATCAAGCACACAAAGCTTTTGAGAATTTGGATAAAGAGTATCCAATGGAAAATAGAAGTTTCAAAAGTTTGAGGTGTCTCCTAAATAATTTGGTAACTTGGTGTGGGTTTTTCTCACATGTGTATTATTTACCTGTTTTCGTCTACCCCTTCGTCAAAGTCTTTCAGAATAAACCAATGGTTTGTTTTGAAGCAGTGGCCACTATTTTAT TAAATTGGTGTCAATACTGGTTCGAATATTTTCCTTTGCCACCCATTAACATCTTGGCAATAATAGAAAATATGTTATTGGAGTGGGATCCAGAACTTCTTCGTCATATTAACAACCATGGTATAACTTCCAAACAATATGCATGGTCTTTATTAGAGAGTGCTTTTTCTGAAGTACTAACATCTCAGTCCTGGTTTATATTTTGGGACCATATACTGACAAATGAACCCTCATTTCTCATTTGTACTGTGATTGGATATAACATTATTCAGAGAAATATATTGTTGAATTTGAAAGATACAAAAGAAATCGAAAATTTTTATCACAAGCAGAATCCGCTagatatgaagaaatttttggCAAAGTGCtataaaataaaggaaaaaactaAACCAGACATCCATCCACATAAGTACTTGAACATGTTCACAAATCTTGAAAAGGGAGTTTATCCTGTTTTTCATGGATATCCTAAAGTTATAATAGAAaatgaaactcaaaaattaagTGATTTGAAGAATGAGTTGCGCAATATTGAAGTTGAAGAGGCCAGATTACTTTTGgataaaaagaaacaaatagATAAAATGTTGGACTCTGACATAGAAACAATTGAGAAAAACAGGTTGTATG aaatgaaaaaggcCTGTAATGAAAAACTACAGAACCAACAGATCAGGGCAAAACATCACTTACAACGTCTAACACAGCTCCGTAAGAAATTCGATCAGCATCAGGCTAAAATTCTTGAATACTCTAAAAATGAtgtcatcagaaaaaaattactggCTACTGACATGATGTACAGTGAGATAGAAACGAACAGTAAAACAGATGAATACTTGGCAGAGAAAGCGGAAGCTATGCTTCTACGGCATTATTCGGAGCTTATAAAGCACAAAATGCAGATTGAGGCTTTATTGAAGGAAGATTCAAGTTCGATAGATGAACCTCAATTGCACGAGACAATTAGAAAAGAACATAggaaaattttgaaggaaattaAGAAG ATATCCCAGTCACCTGATGCTAATGAAAGAATCAGGCAATACAATGTAGTATCTAGCTTATTGGCTATGGATGACCTAATTAGAAAAGTTGAAACAGCCCTTGCTAAGGAACTTTCAAGTGAATATTTGGATCTATCTAAAAGTGAAAGCTGTATCAAA AATATGCAACTTCAAACAGAAACAGAAGAACTAGAAGCTGAAGTAAGCAATTTATTGAATGCCCTTTCAAAATCTAGAATAGACGAGAGCAATTCTAAAATTTCCACTCAAGCTACTACAAATACTCAGTCAGCTGCATTGATGGGGGTATCGGAACAGAACAGAGATTCTGAGAATGAGTACATAAATTATCCATTGATTTCTTCAAGGAACCAGTTGGTAGCTTCAGTATCAAATGAAAGCTATCCTCCTAGTTCCAAAGTTTCTAAGAATGAAGCTCAAAAGCCCAAAACAAAGAAATTCAGAAGGTGGAAAAAGAAAATACCAAACAAATCAGTGAGATTtgcaaatacaaaaaaatttaaataa